A window of Gossypium hirsutum isolate 1008001.06 chromosome D13, Gossypium_hirsutum_v2.1, whole genome shotgun sequence genomic DNA:
tttggctatatatatatatatatgtattaccttgtatcaattcttttaatttcaaaGAAATGGCACATAAATCCACATTGTAATTTATGCATATGCAGTTGCCATGAGGATTGAGATCCAAAGGCTGAAAGTCATAATATGTATAGCCTAGCAATCTTTTATTATGTATTACAGTTCATGGTTGCAAATTTTTTTTAGTTGTATTATAAGTTATTTTCGATGTTAAAGTCCACTGCTTTCGTAGCTCAGTTGGTTAGAGCACCTGTTTAGTAAGCGGGAGGTCTTGAGTTCAACTCTCAATGAAAGCATTTCTCCGTTTGGAATTTTTTGTTCCTTATAATTATTCGTAGCCTGCAGAGGTTAAAGTTTATCTATAACTTAAttacctttttatttaaaaatttcaatcgagtattatatgttaaaatttgtcaacttgaaattttggtaaaattgccTTACTTATATAGAAACTACCAACAATGATAATGATTAGACTAGGATGTGCTTGGTTGGGTGAAAAAGTTAAGGGATTAgagggaagaaagaaaataaattttgagtgtacTTAGTTAGGAAGAAAAgtgaggaaaaaaaaagaggagagatCATTTTTCatcctaatgcataaaaattaaCACTTCTAAATTAAAATGATGAGAGGAGAAAATGAAAGAGATGTGCATGTTAATTAAAAAGTAtgcattttaaaaatgttttattttctttctttccatttttcaCCTCTCCTACCAAGTACACCAATGATCACTCTACACCAAATCTATAAGTATAGGGACTACCATCACATTTTAACGTAAATAGAATTAGGCGAATCCCTTTTGTTTATTGATTTATCATTCCAAATTCCAGTTTTAATTGAAGAAATTCCAAGTGTCAGATAGTTTAGCCTCTGAAATGAAGGAAAAATTCCATTTGGGGCTTAAATGGGCAGGCAGGAAAAGCGTTGGGTTTAGGCGATATTACTTCACTCTTGAGGCCACTTCAGGCCCATCACCACACCCGAAAAGATCAACTACCATTCCCCAAGATGAACTTCCTCTCAACAATCTACATGCTACATACTACAATCATCTTTCGTAACAAAAATACGCCATTCTCATTGATTCTCGATCTACTATTTACattatgattgaaccatcatcagccATCCCCAAAAAACATTACTTCCCTCAACTCTCTCTTacgtaaaaaaaacaaaacaaaaaaaagaagaagcagcaGCAGCAGTCAATAACATGGGTTTTTTTCATTTCACTAATAAGGAAAATCCCAGgcaaaaaaaagacaaaatgaaGAAACAGCTTTTTCGGTTAGTGTTTCCCCCCCCCCTCCTTTTTGAAACCCCCATTTCGTTTGTTTTGTTTTGTCTAGTCTGTTTCATATTTTACGCAAAAACTGTGTCACACGACAATGCCATCAAAGAAATTGCAGCTTGTTCTTCCTCTCCCAACTTCCTTCTCCTTTGGCACCTTTGTTTCTTTACCACCCCAGATAAAGACGATGAGGTTTGCAACAAAACTTCACTGCCCAAAGCAAATAATCTCATCTTCACACTCTCGCTCAATCCATTTAAGTTGGCACTCAGATTCTCTCCACCACCATCATTTGTTGGAGCACTAGAGCTGCTACTATCTGATGATGGTGAATGTGAtatctccttcttcttcttctctattCCTTTGTTCAAACCCAACATTGCTCTCCTTTTTTTCCTGTATCTGATTCCACATGCATTGCACAGTGACTGAAATTACCCCCCAAAAAGCAAAAAACAAAACAatcaataaatttcaaataaagcaaAGTAATAGATTTGGTGATGATTATTATTAACCAAAACAATCAAACGGGATGAAGACTCATCAACTTAAAAAGAAGCAAATATATGTATGAAAAAAGATGAGAGCTTTTGCCAGAGAAGGACTCATGCtgatgattttaaaagaaaaaaggaaataaacCCAAACTTCAAAAAGATGTGTGTGAGAGAGAGATGAAAATGGAAGGATAAAAAAAATACCTTGGGGCCAGCAGGGCCACCTCTCCAAAGAGGGGTTTTTGTGGTTTTGCAATCAGTACAAAACTTCTTGTTGCTCTCACTCATCATATCTTCACTCCATGATTTCTGAATAATAAATACAGATCTAATcagtaaattaaaaagaaaagaaacaataggttgaaaaaagaaatgaaaaacttCGAAGCATtgaagatgatttttttttttatgatccaCCTTTGCTCTCAGATCCATTACACCCATGAAGCAACTCTACAGATATATTTGGTTCAAACAGAATGATAAagcgaaaagaaaaagaaaacctatTCAAAGCTTGATGGGCAAAGAAAAACCAACTTAACAATCATAAACCTTTCTCATTTACTGAGACgaaaaaaaacagagaaaaggAGAGAAGATTTTGCTCTCAAAGAACAAAACCCAGAAACtcaaaaatgaaaagagaaaagctaaaatttgcaaatagagaaagagagaagagaaaACAAAAATGTAGAAAATGAAGAAGGGACAGGGAGCGAGAGGTTGTCAGAGCAACAAACCCTACACAGAGGGGGTGATAAAAAGACGGGAATGACCCCCTAGTGGTGACAACTGAGCGCCGCTCCACTGTGAATGAGTGAAAAAACACACCCGCCAAAATTTTGAGAAGGGCAGGGTACACGTGGCAACATGCAGGAGGGCTGGGCTGGAGATGAATTTTCAGGTGCTTCActgtcaatttttttctttttagtacCACAGTGTGGTAATGATAGGTTTACATACTAGGCCCCCCACGTGATTTACCCTTTTTCCTTTTTGCAAAAATGGGTTTTTTATACGAAAGAAATAGACGATCGGaagtttgtttttttgttttttactgAGTTATTGTATTCTTTAATGTTAATGTTAATTGCAGGAAGCATCTTTCTTTTTACcaaaaaagcttttttttttaaatttatcgaaatgagccacttttttaattatttattggaaTAGGCTATTTTCCGTTAAATCGCTGTCAAGTaagcgatgtcagggtacgtgacaGATCATCGCGTCCACGTCATATGTCACGTAGTGCGTTTCCGGGGACGCGATTTTGACGTTAATTTTACGTTTGGGTTTTTTGGGTTTTAGAGTTTAGGGTGGTGCAGGctttttaaggtttaggggtccCCGGAAaaattatttcgagttgacgtttctggtcaaatagtataaaatcgcttctaccaaGATGCTATcagagaagaaattgtgaaatcgtgcccttgtggacgcgatttcggtacagttggtcatgtaagaaataattttttttgacgttttctgagcaaatagtataaaatcactGATACCAGGATGCTatatgagaagaaattgtgaaattgcgcccttgtggacgcgatttcgctacagttggtcatgtaggaaataattattttttgacgtttctgagcaaatagtgtcagatcgcgccctcgtggacgcgattttgctacagtaggaaGTTTGGGCTGATACTATAAATTAGGTAGAAAATGCtcttagaatgcataagtcatagcagaaacattttagagaggctaagaaagttagagtttcaaaatgagtgaacgtattagtgctgttatttactacgatggtgaggtttgccacaccgagaatggtgttgtttttttgtcgggGAATACGATGCAACTGTCATTTAGccaaaacatagatttgacagaacttcgtaaaagaattaggcgtaaaatcttcggaacgacgccaatgaaagttctgtcaatcacgtatcgattttgttcttctgttgatctggtgacatatgactcgttcgacataaaaggtgctcgtagcttggaggcaatggtgcagactcatcttgctagcggagtaacttatattgagttatatgtacaatttacgtcgccaactgatgtacttccgtccagtgttcgagatgtatacacgacccctggtcgacactcggttagtgggttacaaaatacggaacagcccatgttcggtagcggtgtcgaatgcacatccccacCAAGACACTCTGTccgtggatgggacatgtacgtcggtggctcgacgttTGACGCTGGAAATTCGAGCTGGGGAActgcatcaagttctagtggatggcaatctacatccaattggggacgttatcaaatacccagaagaagggatgacgtactacctaTGACATTAATCGGGGAGGGGAcgtcgtacgctgcagatgattgtgggttaggagatgagtccgatgtggatccacctcgagagcccgggcatgatgaagaaaatccacgatttagagcatactcacctctagcccacatgcataatgtcgatctgtcagcagacgatgcgttagagtttccagatctaccacaccggttgcgcgatcgtacaagttcgggggtagatctcagtgaacttgaagttggtaatcagtttaccaataaggatagttttattggtgctttgaaacagcatagcatcaaaaacggcgttaattaccacgtcgttaaatcaaaaactgataagtttgaggcgaagtgtgtggtgcaagacggcacatattcatggaaaatcgtcgcctcgttaaggaagaggacagggttgtgggagatcaaaaagtacaaaggtccacatacatgtgctgcaggtacagtattgaatgtgtctgaataatatttttattttccaatgttgcattatttaatgtactccctccCTCTGTAGGTGTTTCAGAAGATCATCCgaaaatggattcagctatgttggctagcttgatactgcccacgataaaagcagatcctaggacttcagtgctggtgataattgccaatatctgtagccaaatggggtacacgtcCTCTTATcgtaaggcttggatagctaagcaaaaggcattggagaagatgcatagtgggtgggacgcctcatataatgaaatatggcaatggtgtcaggtgctagagagatacgtcccaggtgccatcacagaccttgaaacggaacatgcgtattacaacgaccgattgctacgtggatgccaaatgttcaaacgcctattttggacctttaagcaatgccaagacgcatttccatactgcaagccattggtacaaattgacggtaccttcatgttcggtaggtaCAGTCATCGGCTATTGATTGCAGTGGCACAGGACgacggtgggagaattcttccaattgcatttgcaataacaccgggggagtcgtctgatgactgggatttctttctctctaggttaaggaggcatgtgtgcccccaacctgatatctgtgttatttcagatcggggcgccggtatactagctgcatttgatcgagagggaagcttgtggcagcgtacacaccatagatattgcctgagacacgttgcttcgaactactacaggcaatatccatctaagaccgaacgacgacaagtgaccaacatgggtatttactatataactgtattatttcgtttgtcattttgaattagttttattggtagaagtggtataaaatattcgctatgttcttatattggtagggtatgaaatgaataaagatcgttttcacgagatgttggcaatcTTACGATCCCAAAACggagaaggggcggactacctttgcaacatacgtttcgaacagtgggcacaagcatacgacagaggcctacgatatggccatatgacgtcgaacctggcagaatgcataaattctgttcttaaaggaacacgccatctaccgataacagcggttgtgcgagagacatatttctgtttggcggcactatttccaaagcgagcggCATCTTATGCAGGCTAGATGCAGGGTgggcatgtatggtgcagtaaggtagttcaagaaattaacaaggcgaacgcgagggcaaacatcatgcacgcagtgtgtcacgatcgagacaatttatggtttcgcgtgacggagtttgacagaccacaccaaggtgttgttggcgggcaatatcgtgtacacttgcgaaacatgacttgtgactgtgggaagttcgatgcacttcattatccatgcgctcatgttgtTGCAGCCTGTCAGAAACTCTGCCTAGATCCGCTGAGTTATGTAGACGatgtgtacaaattagaaaacatgtaccacgtatggagacacgttttcccaccagtcctagatgaacgtaagtggccgcccgtatgtcttgctccttttaagctgttaccggatagagaattgcgtcgcaagccgaagggtcgaccttgctccgTTAGAATACgaaacaatatggatatccgagaaacagccaatcaacagaagttgtgcggatggtgtaagaacccaggccatacaagtcgatcatgccctaatcgcaatagttgaatgtaattttagatgcaattacattttattcaattactatttgataattgtattaattgttagtaaaattatcaaattactacAATTTCTTAAATGTTAGTACCAGTCGAAATATTTTACGAAATCCAACATAACTTGTAAAACTGTGTAAAATTATTATGCCCAATAACTTTTGTTaattaaaatgagtttttaattaaattagtttagggttagggtttttaattaaaatgggttagggttagggtttttaattaaattagattagggtttagggtttttaattaaattaggttagggtttagtgttttaattaaattaaactagggttagggtttttaattaacttaggttagggtttagggttttaattaaattaaattagggttagggtttttaattaaattaaactagggttagggtttttaattaaaatgagttagggttagggtttttaattaaattaaattagggttaaggtttttaattaaattaaattaaactagggttagggtttttaattaaattaaactagggttagggtttttaattaaaatgggttagggttagagtttttaattaaattaaactagggttagggtttttatttaaattaggttagggtttagggttttaattaaattaaattagggttagggtttttacttaaattaaattagggttagggtttttaattaatatgggttagggttagggtttttaattaaattaaattaaactagggttagggtttttaattaaattaaactagggttagaatttttatttaaattaggttagggtttagggttttaattaaattaaattagggttagggtttttaattaaattaaactagggttagggtttttaattaaaatagattagggttagggtttttaattaaattaaattaaattagggttagggtttttaattaaattaaaatagggttagggtttttaattaaattaaattagggtcagggtttttaattaaattaaactagggttagggtttttaattaaaatgggttagggtttttaattaaattaaattaggtttgggtttttaattaaattaaattaggttagggtttttaatcaaataatatcaaaataacttggaaaaatttctatgtgTATTACATCGTCATAAACTTGTATTTCATTAcatcaaatgataaattttaatacggTAATCAATGTCTATGACCGGGGGATTCGGTTTCACATGGCGGctgtcgacggttacgcgctggattcctccttcctCTAGCTTCTTCCGGCGGTTGTTCTTCCTCCGGTGGTGATTGTTGTTCTTCCGGTtcggcatctggttgtcggacttgagacgatgatccaccttcaaagaatagtgtatgtggaggtgtttgcatcattaacggcgacggtgtttgaaagccatgcgttgctggcgattggtaaaaaggagagctcccaGACGGCCCTCCTTGCGACCCCTCCTATGCCGCTGGCCTAGTTATCGGTGGTCCGCTCGGTAttacaggaaatggagctgatccgggcatttggctccaacttgccataggattcggaaaaggatacatgtatgggttagggtacatataagggctaagAAACATACCTGGCATCATAGGGAAAGGCGAATGTGTGGGTACCATCTGTTGAATTGCTGTGTCAGGTGACtgcgtcggtgctctcgttggggacggtgattgcatggccgctgatgatgaaccgggtgaatgtctgggcctcgttgaggggctgcccTCGTAGTCTTGTCCCattggatttagaggcccgcgcctttcccttccgacacgtatttgccgctgcctctcctctggcgtaagtaaatacggcttcccatggatcctaaaccatggcatgtattctggaacacACGCTAACTCGGGAACGATGATttgttcccgagtaggtagatattcatgccgattttcccacatttctgTGTACTCTGACCAGTATCTAGTCCAATCCGTACCTAATAGCtgaaggtcgattttgtggtgctcgtcaaacacctcagggtCCACAGGGATcagttgtctacatccaaactgacGTAGaactctgtctgtctggtggggctccacggttgcatagtttatcaacaccactttcacgtgccaagcgttcggattttgtaaaaactcttccgggattactgcccggactgccggatcctcgtacggtgtccattgaaactacatgaagatgatagaaatattacttatatacataatactaaatactaaatactaaatactaaatatcaatccactagcgaatgtatagaaatatctatttgcaataatacttacttctgcttccgaccgttgctccaatagaagccgtatatcttcgagttcagacggtaatccacgataacttgccggatggttccacctaattaaataaatttttagcatacttttgttcttacaaaatctacataacaatttcaaaatgtaatataaaatttacctcgttatgagtgggaatgtatatgggtggttcactcgaggacgtagaaatggaaagcgaaatcgtgcccatgattgtagtagtgacaggcaacctccgatttttgctcGCCTCGGTTTGGTCGCCCcacacatctcccgatataatgttgccaagacggcagacccccaacttaattcaccagctgctctaaaatcaacgagttttagcagccaccttagatgtacacggctccgtgacgtgtcggCCATCAGATagcctccaattatttgaagaatgtatgatcgagcatatcggattctttcaatttcggttgaattttcattcagatcggggaaggtggcacgtaaccagcccatctccaccttacctccatccattttatccggaatagcgcccaaaagctcgtagaccaccgcctcccaattgctagattgggcagactcGGTGGCTGGgtgcccgtccaccggcaatcccaaatgTAGATGGACATCTTCCAGAGTggtagtgcactctccacatgaaagatgaaatgtgtgcgtctcgggtctccacctctcgattaACGCACTGATCAATTTTggctccaacttgcatccccggcctaccgtcgccacgtgccaaaatcccgcttcccgcaggtagttctctactaacggtgatggaggaccatgcatattccgaatattgcattccaatacccgatctttagacttttataacaaaaaataaattaataattatctaaaaatacataaataaaaatatcttaaataaaatttaaaatttaaatttaatacttaccattttcatttgctccaccgatatgtgacTCCTATCAAGACATatcaatgatccggccattgttgaaactattaaaaattttaaaattatttttaaaaaataaaaatatttaaaattttcttaaaaaaatgaaattgaatggaaaaggaaattaaatatggatttgagagattttttgaaggaaattgagaggattttggaaggaatttgagagtttaagagaattttggaaggaaattgagagaattttggaaggaaattgagagaatatttgtttgtgaaaaaataagGGGTAGGgggttttatattaaaaaaattgtgaccgttgggggggcaacagtcaaatttttgaccgttgggcCACTGTTCACGCGCGCGTgtcatcgcgtccacgtcagcgcgacctgctaaCGTGGAAGGAAATTGCGCCCTCAAGGAaacgatttccttccacgtcagcaggtcgcgctgacgtggacgcgatgatctgtcacgtaccctgacatcgcgcttacGGGGCAGCGATTTCGCGGAattggcccattccggtaaataattaaaaaagtggtccatttcggtaaattttgaaaaaaatggctttttttggtaaaaaggCCGCATCTTTCCAGGATTTTTctctaaaataaccaaaattacttaattaattacgATAATATCAagagaaaaattaaatactaaaatgatttgaaatttacATTATTTGTCGGTGCTGCTTGATATATCGGCAGTATATCCCCTTCATCATTAATCAATCatcgtttttttttaaaaataatttttcggGTGTCGTCATTGTGTTAAGCTACACCAATATGTATTTGTTAAAATATCCATTAAAAATATGAGTATTCAAtgagggaaaaaagaaagaaagaaaaatttaatGGGTGCCACTGGCCTGTCAGGCGGCATCgggtaaaattaaaaaagaatagtTGTGTcagatagaaaaaaaaattcaaattggtGCCACCAATGTGTTAGGTTGCACCGgtgtcaatttaaaaaaaatgttagatttaaaaaggaaattgatttttttgtcgCTAGTGTGTCAATCGGCATTGGTGTCagtttaaaataatgatttttttattgtcGTAGGTGTGTCAGGTGGCACCAGTGtctgcatttaaaaaaaattacttttttttgtgTTGCCATGTGTCAGGCAGCACcaatggtaattttttttaaaaatagcttTGTAGGGAAATAAGGAGACCGAAAAAATTTGTTATCACCAACGTGTTAAGCAGCACTGGTAGTCTCGCGACATTGGTAGGTGACATTACCCAAAATATATATCCCCACCAATCCGTCCAAATATCTTGTATTAGTTTTggtttttgttgaactt
This region includes:
- the LOC121225023 gene encoding GATA transcription factor 15 isoform X1, with the protein product MGVMDLRAKKSWSEDMMSESNKKFCTDCKTTKTPLWRGGPAGPKSLCNACGIRYRKKRRAMLGLNKGIEKKKKEISHSPSSDSSSSSAPTNDGGGENLSANLNGLSESVKMRLFALGSEVLLQTSSSLSGVVKKQRCQRRRKLGEEEQAAISLMALSCDTVFA
- the LOC121225023 gene encoding GATA transcription factor 15 isoform X2, encoding MMSESNKKFCTDCKTTKTPLWRGGPAGPKSLCNACGIRYRKKRRAMLGLNKGIEKKKKEISHSPSSDSSSSSAPTNDGGGENLSANLNGLSESVKMRLFALGSEVLLQTSSSLSGVVKKQRCQRRRKLGEEEQAAISLMALSCDTVFA